TGCCCCCTGACCCCAGCGAGGAGACACTCACCATAGAAGCCCGATTCCAGCCTCTGCTGCCAGAGTCCATGACCAAGAGCAAAGATGGGTTCCTAGGGGTAAGTTGGGGCAGGAGTGGCAGGGGGTCCCCCACAGGCGGGACCAGAGACAGAGGGACCATCTGTGTGCACTCACCTCCTGAGAATGGGTCTGTGGTCTGCTCACCTTCCCTTCTTTCtggctttccttccttcttttatcaGCACCCTCTGTGCACCCAGTGCGCCAGGCCCTGGCGGTCCAGAAGTGGGTGCGATGCTGTCCCTGCTGTCCGGGCACAGTCTGGTAGGGGAGGTAGGAGGGATAAGCATGAGCCTCTGACCCAGAGTGGGGGTCTGGATGGCTTCCTGGAGGGAATGACATTTGACAGTGACTGCAGGGGACGAGGGCTCAGCCCATTGTCAGTAGGGGTAGGAAAAGGATCCGGCtggaggaaacagcaagtgcactAGAGACCGTGCTGATGCAGTCGCCTGGCTTGTAATCATTACTTTCTGGAAGTCAGTCTTTCCCCCCAGGCTGTGAGTTTCCTCAGGGCAAGGCCGGTGACTCACACATTTGTGCCTCCCCAGgcccctagcacagtgcctggagccTGACAGGTGCTCTGCTGAGGTTCAGCCCTGGCAACGGCTGTAGGGTGGGGATGACCCTGACAAGTGCCATCCTAACCAGCCCTGTGGTTAGGACCCGAGGCCCTGTGGACAGGGTCTCAATCCCTCCCAGGACCTAGgcatccccaggccctgcccgcCTTTCCCACTCTCTCCCCTGCGCTCTCCTCTCAGCTTTCCACTACTCCAGATGTCCGGGCTTTCTTCCAGCTGAGAGCCTTCTCATATGCTGGTCCCTCAGCCAGGAACAACTTTTTCTCTTTGCCTCACTCACAGCTACTCAGCTTTTACAGCTCAGCTGAACTGTCATTTCAGCAGGAGATGCCAGGCAGGCCActgagggcagagagagggggTGGCTGGACCCAGGGCATGGGGGACACACGCAGGGGCATCCTGGTCCGTGGGACTGGAAGAGAAGTTGCCAGATGGCAAAGGGCCTCAGCTGCCTAACTTTGGCCTTCGTTCTGCAGCAGCAAAATACCATAGCAGATTTTGAAAGAGGAGAATTCTCTCATCAGATCTAGGCTCTCCAAACTGGCAGTTGGGGAGAAAAGGGAGGCAAGAAGACCagttcccaggagggagggggagacaggTGGGGGGAGGCCATGGTGATGGAGAGGAAAGGCAGCCCGGGGGATGCTGGGAAAGGGAGAAAGGCAGGGTGTGGCTACTGATGGAAAGGGAGGGGGGGCAGTTGAGGTGACTCAGGCTTCTGGCTGGTGGCCAGGtgcatgggggcccattgcccgatgggggttggaggagggaagCAGGTCTGGTAGGGAGGCTATGAGGTCAGTTTGGACTGTTGAAGTTGAGTTCCCTGAGAGATGTCCAGGGGGAGAGTCCAGTAAGATCTGGGTGGAGAAAGGTCTGGCATTGATGGACTGAAGTGATGTCTGAGCAGATGAGTCCCTCCTACAGGGCAGAGAGAACAGGGTGGGGCAGGTGCAGGGGGCCCACCTGCACTTACAGGGGAGATGGGTCCGGAGCAGCACCGCAGCCCTGTGTCCCTAGCTCAACCCCCTTTCACAGGCCGCTCCGCTAAGAGCTCGCCAGCCTGTGAGCAGGACCCAGCAGATGGGCAGGCTCTGCCTGGCCCTGCAAGCCAGCCCCGCTTTGAGAACTTGCCTGTGAaagccctctcctcccacctcagcTTCCCACTGAGCCCGGGTCCCATCACCAGGGAGGTCGAAGGTGGGGCAGCTTCCTGGTGGCTGAGCACCCTGAGGGGGGCCAGGCACTCACTGTCCTGGTGGCCACTGATGGTGGCCCAGAAGGGCAGGGAGGAGCTACTGAAGGTGGAGCTTTGACCAGGGGACTTGCATGCTCCAAGGTCCCGCCTCTGCTCCAGGCAGATGTGCAGAGAGGCCTGCAGAGCGTCTGACCCTCATTCTGTCCCGCCCTTCAGCTCATCAGACAGCAGTGGGGTGggttactgatgaggaaatggtTCAGGGAAGGCCTTTGCCAGGGGTGCGCAGCCAGCGTGGCCCAGGCTCTGCAGAAAGCAAGGCCGGTGGACGGGGAGAGGAAGCCCAGGGCAGGGCGGGCCACCCGGGGTTGGTCTGCTGGCTTATGTACAAGAGGCAGGCAGGCCTGTGTGAGGCCCGGGACCTGGGcttggagagggagggaagaggccgTGAGAACCCCCCTCACAGAGCCCCCCGTTCCAGTCCTGGGTGGCCCCTCCAGCTGCCTCTGCTCCCCTGCCCTCGAGCGAGCTGTTCCGGCCTGGGCTGGACCCGAGGGGCCACAGGGGCACCACTTCTCTGGGCAAGGGGCCGGGGAAAGTGAGATGAGCCTCAGCTCTGGCAGGAGAGTGCCAGGCTCGTGGCCGTGAGCAGGCAGGAGCCTCCTGGGTCcctctgcttcctgggcttgTGGGTTGGCTCAGGGCTCGAGGAGACCTCTGCACACACCTGGGACGTTCTCAGTGCCCCATAGCTTCGACTTTCCTCTGCCCCAGGTCTCCCGCCTGGCCCTGTCCGGCCTCCGCAACTGGACGACCGCAGCCTCGCCAAGCGCGGTGTTTGCCGCCCGCCACTTCCGGCCCTTCCTTCCCCCTCGGGGCCACGCGGAGCTGGGCGAGCCCTGGTGGATCATCCCCAGTGAGCTGAACGTCTTCACCGGCTATCTGTCCAACAACCGCTTCTACCCACCACCCCCCAAGGGCAAGGAGGTGAGGGTAGTCCACGGCAAGCCCCGgggccctgccccccagccccagcacGGCCCCTCCCCATCGGCAACTGGACCCCCAGGGCCACGCCTACCCCACCTGCTCTCTGGCCTGCCTctggccccacccccacctgggCCCCAGGTCCAGAGCTGACCCTCACCCAGGGGAGCTGGGCCCAGCAAGCCAGCCCAGGTcccactgccctccccccagGTCATCATCCACCGGCTCCTGAGCATGTTCCACCCTCGGCCCTTCGTGAAGACCCGCTTTGCCCCTCAGGGGGCCGTCGCCTGCCTGACCGCCACCAGCGACTTCTACTACACCGTGATGTTCCGGTGAGGGGTCCTGGCAGCCCCATCCTTGCCTCCCACCTGGGCCTGGGACTCCAGGGAAGCACAGATGGGTTGAGCACCAGGAGGCGGGGCCTGACTCAAAgcccccagctccaccacttaccagcCTGTGGTCCCGGGCAAGCAGCTttggctctctgagcctcactttcctcattgtGCATCAGGGCGGTGGTGACTTCCtccaggaggaagagaaaaggtgTTGAATGTGCTTAGCATGGGGCTGTTGGCCGTGATTGTCATCCACACAGAAGGGGGTGCGTAAGAGCTGTGACACCAGGTCACACACACCGTGGAGGGCTCAGAGGAGGCTCGGGCAAGGCTTCCGGGGAAGGCAGCACATGAACTGGGCCCTGAAGGATGGGCAGCGCTTGGAGGGcgtcccttctccctgccccacacACTTCTTCCTCCTGCGCCCAGCCCTCTGCCCCACACAACAGTCTGGCCAAGGGTTCCAGGCTTTGGGGCAGAAGTgagaggggaggtgggcaggCTCTACTCAGCAGGGAACCTGCTCCCAGCCGGACCCTTTCCCTCCAGCATCCACGCCGAGTTCCAGCTCAGCGAGCCGCCCGACTTCCCCTTCTGGTTCTCACCCGGCCAGTTCACGGGCCACATCATCCTCTCCAAAGACGCCACCCACGTCCGTGACTTCCGGCTCTTCGTGCCCAACCACAGGTGAGAGCCTTGGCCCCGGCCCCGTCATCCTGCTTCCGTTTGCCCCCCACCAGCTCCAGGAGCTCAGATGCAGGGGCCCGGAGGCCCCCTCAGTCTCTCCCCAGAGCTACTTCTCTTGGGAGGGGCCTAGAGCTGACCCAGGAGGAGGTAGCTTGAGGTGGGCTGAGGGAGGTCATTCCATCATCTGATAGGCGTGTCCCAGGCTCTGTGTGGGCCTGGCCTGCCAGCTCTGTGCTGGGACCCAACGCAGTGGCCAACAGCCCCTCCCTGAAGATGGAactgccccccccccacgccATACTGCTGACAGACCTCCAACAGACCCGTAACCACAGCCTGCTCATGCCATCCTAGGCAAAGGCCAGCAGGTGGGGAGGGACCCGGCTGGTCAGGGTCCAGGAAGGCCTCCCAAAGGAAGGGACGTCTGTGCAGCGACCTGGGGGCTGAGGAGAGTttagccaggcagagggaagggcacaTACAAAGGCCTAAGAAGCAGGCCCTCCACGCCTGCAGTTGCTACCACAGACCCTGGGGGGCCAGGGGGCGGCTTCTGGGAGGGCTCAATGCCAGTCACCTGCCTGCTTGCCTGCCTGACCTGCTCAGGGGCAGCCTCTTGTCAGGGAGGCAGGGGACGCAGAAAGTCTTTACAGATTcctgacccccagccccagcaCGGCCCCTCCCCATCGGCAACTGAACCCCCAGGGCCACGCCTACCCCACCTGCTCTCTGGCCTGCCTCTGGCCCCACGCCCTCCTGGGCCCGTGATAGCACGCAGCCGCTTAGTGAGCCTGCGTGACTCTGTGCAGGGACAAGACCTGGGCTGAGAGATGAGGGGCCCAGAGCGAAGTCTCAGCCGTGGCACCCGTGGGCTCCGTGGCTGTGGGCAAGGCCCTGGacccctccaggcctcagtttcctcatctgctagaTGGGAGGCTGGCTCCTGGGCAGGAGTGAGGGGGTCATTAGGACAGCCCGGGAAGAGACAGTTGCCCCCAGGACCAGGAGCGGTTTCCTCTCAGTCCCCCGAGGGAGGGAGCATCCTGGGCCACGGGGAAAACGAGGAGGAAGGACgagctctcctcctccttcctcgcTCATCAGGCAAACACCTGTGCTGCAGGGGCTCAGCCCAGGGTTGGAGGTGGGGTCCTGGACTGAATGAAACAGAAGGAGGGGGCAAGTGCTCCTGGGCCTGTGTCTCAGGCCTAGACCACGGGACCGCTGACCGGCTCTGAGGGCACCCAGCTCACCCTGACTGCTTCATCTGCCCAAGGTGGTTGGTTGTCTGTCCTGGGGCTCCCCCATGTGGCAGATCTGCAGGTTGCACATGCTCAGGCCAGACTTCccggtggggcgggggggaggcaCTGATGAGCGCTGCCTCAAAGAGTCATGGATCGTGGACAGTGCATGACCCATGGGTATGGAAGCCCTTCATGAACTGTAAAGGGCTGGGCCAGTGGAGGGTGGCATGGTCGCAGTGCCTTCCGAAGAGGCACCCTGGGGAAAGGAAAGGGCCCAGGCTCTGCCGTCAGAACTCTAGTGGCTCTGAGACCTTGGGTCCACCCTGCCAAGTCTCAgcatcctcatctataaaatagggtcAGCTGCATGCTTTCATTTAGATAATGTCTGATGTCTGGTTAATGGGCCTTGATGACGGTGGTGTTCTGCCCTGGCCACCCTCTCACCTGTCCCCAGGTCTCTGAATGTGGACATGGAGTGGCTGTACGGGGCCAGCGAGAGCAGCAACATGGAGGTGGACATCGGCTACATACCCCAGGTGAGCGCACCTGGGTAGGGTGGTCCCTACCCAGGTAGGAAGGTGGGGCTCGGCCGCAGGGCCCTGCCACAGGGCCTCTCAGCCTGGCTGCAAGGAGGCCCAGCTGGCTAGGAGCCTTGGGGCAGTGAAGGACAGAGCTCCTGCAGGCTGAAGCCACTGTCCCCAAAGCAGGATCCTAGGAAACCACCTGTTCTTCCTAGCCAGCGTCTGCCATGGGCCCTCAGATGGCTTCACACTGGCTGGACACTGGCTCTGTCCTGCACTCACTGCACAGCCTTGCTTGACCAGGCCCTGCCCTTCCCTGGGCCTGTCTCCCCTCCTCTGCAGTGAGGGGCAGATCTGCAGAGGTGCACCTCTGCAAATCTTTGAGGGTCTCTCGGGGCCCCTGGAGGACTCGGGCCCCTCGCTGAGACGTCCCTCAGTGACCATCCCTCACTGACCTCCGGCCCAGATGGAGCTGGAGGCCACGGGCCCCTCAGTGCCCTCTGTGATCCTGGACGAGGATGGCAACATGATCGACAGCCGCCTGCCCTCGGGGGAGCCCCTCCAGTTTGTGTTTGAGGAGATCACGTGGCAGCAGGAGCTGAGCTGGGAGGAGGCCGCCCGGCGCCTGGAGGTGGCCATGTACCCCTTCAAGAAGGTGAGGCCAGACGGGGGTAAGGGGCGGGGTTGGGATCCCTGGGGCTGGGTCCGGAGCTGTGGGAGCAGCAGGTGGGCACTGGGCGTGGGATGCCATGCAGGGCTTGCTGCTGAGGCTGCCTCCCTGTGGGGCCCAGCCTGGGCCAGGGAGCCTCCCCTTTGCCCTTTAGAACTTGGAGGAGGTACCCCCTGGCTCAGCATCACCccttcacacagacacacagacacacgcacacaaacacacacactgcaaACATACgtgcatatgtacacacacacgtatatacactACAGACACACACTACATGCACATCACACACTCAGCCCCTGAATGGGACCCTGGCAGCACACAGTAGCTTCTCTCTGTTTCGACTTGGCCCCAGGTCACCTACCTGCCGTTCACCGAGGCCTTTGAGCAAGCCAAGGCCGAGAACAAGCTGGTGCACTCAGTCCTGCTGTGGGGGGCCCTGGACGACCAGTCCTGCTGAGGTGAGGGAGACCCTTGCAGTCTGAGGGGAGAAAGGGGGGCAGACTTCATACCTTGTGGGTACAGGAGGCCCTGAGACCAATGGGACTCTCCTGTCGCAGTATGAGGGACTCAGGGATGACATGGGGCAGGGTGTGGGGTGACGGCTCGCAGGGTTCTGTGCTAAGCCCAGAGGAAGCTGCTGGACACAATAGAAAGAGCCCAGCTCAGCCATTTTCAGCCTGGAGACCTTGGCCAAGTGActccttccctgagcctcagttttctcagcagtAAGAGGGTAACATACTTACCTCCCAGAGTTGTGAAAACAGACGTGAAAGTGCCTGTGCTTGCACACGAGTGAGAGAAGGTAGTGCCAGAGCCTGGGCTGCATTCACTTATTCAGAAAATTCAACGAAGACCCGCTGGTGCAAAGTTCTTTGGGTGCCTGACACTGGGTACAAAGATGAGCAAACAATGGCCCTGCCCACATCCAGCCAATCGACAAACATCCTGGGCACCTCCTGTGCCAAGCCATAGGCTAGGCGTTGGGCATCTTGCACTGAGGAAGTCAGAATCAGCCCCAGTCCTCAGGGAGCACACAGTGTGTGCAGAAGGCAGACAGTGAATGAACAAGTACAAGCGTGGTGAATTTACACAAGGCATGGTCCAGAGTGGCACGAGAGTGTGTAACGGGGTGgcagggtcagggaaggcttctttaGAGAAAGTGACATATAAGCTGAGACtttgaaggatgaggaggatgAGTTTGCCAAGAGACAGGGGAAGTGTTTTAGGTAGAAGAATTgtctgtgcaaaggccctgggacaGAGTTTAGTGAATTTAAGAAGCTGTCACTGTCTAGAAGCCCCTGGGCCAGGTAGGCCCCCAGCCAAGTCTCAGCCCAGGATGCCAGTATGTTATTGATGTTAGTTACAGCTGCCATTTATTCCGCACCTCCTCTGTGGTAGATTCTTTGAATCTGTTATTTCACCTGGGTGCACTGACCGTTCTACAGTTTATGAGGTTTACTGCTGATAGAAAACCCAGTGAGACATGCAGGGTGCCTCACCGACCTGGCCTTGCCTCTCCCGGAACAGGTTCAGGGCGGACTCTCCGGGAAACTGTCCTGGAAAGTTCGCCCATCCTCGCCCTCCTCAACGAGAGCTTCATCAGCACCTGGTCCCTAGTGAAGGAGCTGGAGGACCTGCAGGTGAGTGGCAGGTGGGCGGGAAGAGCCCCATGGGCGCCCCTGGGACAGTGCTGGGAGCCGAGGTGTCAGGAGCGTGCCCAACTGTCCCCATAGAACAACCAGGAGAACCCATCCCACAAGAAGCTGGCCAGCCTGCACCTGGAGAAGTACAGCTTCCCCGTGGAGATGATGATCTGCCTGCCCAATGGTACCGTGGTAGGTCCCCCACCACTCATCCCCAGCCCCGGGCCAGGCACCATGGGGCAGGGGAAGCGGCAAACAAGGGGCACGGCTTACAGACCTCATCAGGCTCCAGGTCTGGCTCTACCACTTCCTGGCTGGTGTCTTAGCCAGTCCGAGCCTCAGTTATCCCCTGATGTCCCCTCAGCCTGCCTCGTGCAGGTGTCGGGACACTCCCTCAGAAAGGGAACCTCAGCAGCACTTTGGGGACCTGGCAGCAGTGGGCATGGTCTAGCAGCAGAGTGGACAGGAACGTGACCTGAAAGAGAAGGCTCAGACCATTGTGGCCAGTCctgggatggaagggagggagggacaggcctCACGACAGGCAGAGAGGACCTGGGGACGCCCCAGGCTGAGCCAGTCTTCAAGACCCTATCTCTCCCTAAGGGCCCCTTACACAGCACTCTCATCGTCACGTTGGGTTCTCACGGGAGCTTTGGGGATAGATGAGCACGAATGCCGATCtcacaaacaaggaaactgaggctcagaaaggttcagAGACTTGGCAAAAGCTGCATAATTAAGAAGTATAGCTGCCGGGAATTccctgcagtccagtggttaagacttggcgctttcactgctgtgggcctgggttcagtccctggtgggggaattaagattccacaagccgtgcagcgcagccagaaaaaaaaaagaaatacagctgACTTTCAAAACAGGCGCCTGCCTGTGAGCCTCAGCGTCACCTGCTCTTCTGAGCAGAGCTGCCCCTTATCCTTTAAGTCCCAGGGGATGGTTAGTGTGGGACTGAGGGATGGAAGCAGGTGGGGAGCAGCACAGGAGCAAGAGCTGGGACTGGCCTGGAATGGGGGCGTCCAGTGAGGGCTTGGTGGCGAGGAGGAGGGTGCCAGGCAAGGGCCTTCTGTCTGGAGTTCAGAAGAGGAAAGGCCCGGGGGAGCCAGCCAGCTCGCACCCGTCCACAGGCGCCCACTGTGGTGGACTCGGCCCAGCCAGGGCCCGGGCTGGCGAAGCTGGGCGGACAGGACTCTGCCTGGGCTGCGGGTGGCCCGTGCTCTCCCGCTCGCTCGATTTGTTTGTTCGTTTACCGGACACCTGCCCTTAAGGTGCCCACTACCTGGAGCGGGAGGCAGATGGGGACACAGGCGTGTGGGCATTTCGACAGAAGTGAGTGCGGAGTTCAGGGCTTCTGGGAACAGAGGAGAGAGGTCATGGGTCGcggaggcaggggagggaaagGTGATGCCGGAAGGTGTTAGGTTTCACCTGGTGGGCGAGGTGTGGAGCCCTGGAGTCAGAGGGCCCTgtgagcagaggaggagggggaacgGGTTGCCCCTGCTGTCCGCCATCTGCCTCAGCGAGAACAGTTGAGGCTGCGGGGGCACTGAGCCCGGCTGGGCCCCcgccctcctcaccccacccttcTCCCAGGTCCACCACATCAACGCCAACTACTTCTTGGACATCACCTCTGTGAAGCCTGAGGACATCGAGAACAATGTCTTCAGCTTCTCATCCACCTTTGAAGACCCGTCCACAGCCACCTACCTGCAGTTCCTGAAGGAGGGCCTCCGGCGCggcctgcccctcctccaggccTAGTGCGCCTGCTGGGCAGCGAGAAGCCCGCTGGACGGGGAGCTGGACAGGCCCCTCTGCCCCGGAGCCAGAGCAGCCCTCGCACATTTCACCTTCCACCTCTCAGGCTGCCCGTGGGGTCTGCGGCCATCCGAGCTTTGCCTCAGTGAAGGGGGGGACAGGGGGTCCTTGGCTGACCAGGTGGATGAACCTCGAG
Above is a window of Balaenoptera acutorostrata chromosome 1, mBalAcu1.1, whole genome shotgun sequence DNA encoding:
- the SELENON gene encoding selenoprotein N translates to MGRARPGEREPSSPGPAAPPASPPRRARALALLGALLAAAAAAAAARAFARHAEAQAAARQDSALKALGTEGLFLFSSLDTDGDMYLSPEEFKPIAEKLTGSTPSASYEEEDLPPDPSEETLTIEARFQPLLPESMTKSKDGFLGVSRLALSGLRNWTTAASPSAVFAARHFRPFLPPRGHAELGEPWWIIPSELNVFTGYLSNNRFYPPPPKGKEVIIHRLLSMFHPRPFVKTRFAPQGAVACLTATSDFYYTVMFRIHAEFQLSEPPDFPFWFSPGQFTGHIILSKDATHVRDFRLFVPNHRSLNVDMEWLYGASESSNMEVDIGYIPQMELEATGPSVPSVILDEDGNMIDSRLPSGEPLQFVFEEITWQQELSWEEAARRLEVAMYPFKKVTYLPFTEAFEQAKAENKLVHSVLLWGALDDQSCUGSGRTLRETVLESSPILALLNESFISTWSLVKELEDLQNNQENPSHKKLASLHLEKYSFPVEMMICLPNGTVVHHINANYFLDITSVKPEDIENNVFSFSSTFEDPSTATYLQFLKEGLRRGLPLLQA